From Phenylobacterium montanum, the proteins below share one genomic window:
- a CDS encoding inorganic phosphate transporter, whose protein sequence is MTSLTLWLLIAVALSFDFLNGLHDAANSIATIVSTRVLKPGWAVVWAAFFNFVAFLFFGLHVAHTIGSGIISVSLVTDRLIFGALGGAIVWNIVTWLAGIPSSSSHALVGGLIGAGLAKGGLKAIVWAGVGKTAAGVVVSPLLGFLLALVLVGLVTWLFVRSRPAAVDRLFRILQFFSAAAYSLGHGGNDAQKTMGIIAVLLYVHQGGHGAFQVPLWVVLACQAAMALGTLSGGWRIVHTMGSKITRLSPMQGFCAETGGAITLYMANSLGIPVSTTHTITGAIVGVGAARRTSAVRWGVARGIVTAWIITMPMAGLVAALLYAVGGSVFQ, encoded by the coding sequence TTGACCTCGCTCACCCTCTGGCTGCTGATCGCCGTCGCCCTGTCGTTCGACTTCCTGAACGGCCTGCACGACGCCGCCAATTCGATCGCCACCATCGTCTCGACCCGGGTCCTCAAGCCCGGCTGGGCGGTGGTCTGGGCCGCCTTCTTCAACTTCGTCGCCTTCCTGTTCTTCGGCCTGCATGTGGCCCATACGATCGGCTCGGGCATCATCTCGGTCAGCCTGGTCACCGACCGGCTGATATTCGGGGCGCTCGGCGGCGCCATCGTCTGGAATATCGTCACCTGGCTCGCCGGCATCCCCTCGTCCTCGTCCCACGCCCTGGTCGGCGGCCTGATCGGCGCGGGCCTGGCCAAGGGCGGGTTGAAGGCGATCGTCTGGGCGGGGGTGGGCAAGACTGCTGCTGGCGTGGTGGTCTCGCCCCTGCTCGGCTTCCTGCTGGCCCTGGTGCTGGTAGGCCTGGTCACCTGGCTGTTCGTGCGCTCGCGGCCAGCGGCCGTGGATCGGCTGTTCCGTATCCTGCAGTTCTTCTCGGCAGCCGCCTATTCGCTGGGTCACGGCGGCAACGACGCGCAGAAGACCATGGGCATCATTGCGGTCCTGCTCTACGTCCATCAGGGTGGTCACGGCGCGTTCCAGGTGCCACTTTGGGTGGTGCTGGCCTGTCAGGCGGCCATGGCTCTCGGCACGCTGAGCGGAGGCTGGCGGATCGTGCACACCATGGGCTCGAAGATCACTCGGCTGAGCCCGATGCAGGGTTTCTGCGCGGAGACTGGCGGGGCCATCACGCTCTATATGGCCAATTCCCTCGGTATCCCGGTTTCGACCACCCACACCATCACCGGGGCCATCGTTGGCGTCGGCGCGGCGCGCCGCACCTCGGCCGTGCGCTGGGGCGTGGCGCGGGGCATCGTCACCGCCTGGATCATCACCATGCCCATGGCCGGGCTCGTGGCCGCCCTGCTCTACGCGGTCGGCGGATCGGTGTTCCAGTGA
- a CDS encoding phytanoyl-CoA dioxygenase family protein has translation MKLQPQENRSGDAKIARQGFGRVRTDPPPPAFDPEREREAACAFFERFGYVVLRACLTPAELAQLNGFCDRTQAERPEAWGLGERRKPHHREQGLIFSQPLLDHPELDRYTRHPRSFGVVAQLLGGEDRARFSEFNFRETPEDAGAGAMNFHHDAVRDDRLTRTPYMPCDWLCAIHYLTDVEPGTPAFCVVPGSNRYASLKAAFEGLGEAYAEVPLYGPAGTCVLYDTATFHTRLDGDGRQMRRTWHQYYARGGWLRSALPTTDRYVRAPSPVLTDWNLFPQRLAMSPDPATRLFFSHWNTAQGEWAASGFDPEVRKAMPRGEQ, from the coding sequence GTGAAGCTTCAACCGCAGGAGAACCGCAGCGGCGATGCGAAGATTGCGCGCCAGGGCTTCGGCCGCGTGCGGACTGACCCGCCACCGCCGGCCTTCGATCCGGAACGCGAGCGGGAGGCGGCCTGCGCCTTCTTCGAACGCTTCGGCTATGTGGTGCTGCGGGCTTGCCTGACGCCGGCTGAGCTGGCCCAGCTGAACGGCTTCTGCGACCGCACCCAGGCCGAGCGGCCAGAAGCCTGGGGCCTGGGCGAACGGCGCAAGCCGCATCATCGCGAACAGGGCCTGATCTTTTCCCAACCCCTGCTCGACCACCCCGAACTCGATCGCTACACGCGCCACCCGCGCTCGTTCGGGGTCGTGGCGCAGCTCCTGGGCGGCGAGGACAGGGCCCGCTTCTCAGAGTTCAATTTTCGCGAGACGCCGGAAGACGCCGGGGCTGGCGCAATGAACTTCCACCATGACGCCGTGCGGGACGACCGGCTCACGCGCACCCCCTACATGCCCTGCGACTGGCTGTGCGCCATCCACTACCTGACCGATGTGGAGCCGGGCACGCCGGCCTTCTGCGTCGTGCCGGGCAGCAACCGCTACGCCAGCCTGAAGGCGGCCTTCGAGGGGCTGGGCGAGGCCTATGCCGAGGTTCCGCTCTATGGCCCGGCGGGGACTTGCGTGCTCTACGACACCGCGACCTTCCACACCCGGCTGGACGGCGACGGGCGCCAGATGCGGCGGACCTGGCACCAGTACTACGCTCGCGGCGGCTGGCTGCGCAGCGCCTTGCCGACCACGGACCGCTATGTCCGCGCGCCTTCGCCCGTGCTGACCGACTGGAACCTGTTCCCGCAGCGGCTGGCCATGAGCCCGGACCCGGCCACACGCCTGTTCTTCTCGCACTGGAACACCGCCCAGGGCGAGTGGGCCGCCAGCGGCTTCGATCCCGAAGTGCGCAAGGCCATGCCGCGAGGAGAACAGTAG
- a CDS encoding ornithine cyclodeaminase family protein, protein MPTAPILNETEILALLPRINVASALRRMFAALHAGEAVQPPQTVTLFPKDAGDFIAYAGMLAGEAAFGVKLSPYIVRKQGPLITAWTLLMSAETGEPLLLCDSKRLTTERTAATTALAVDLLTAPDAGTLAIVGTGDIAEAHLRRVLPLRAWRDIRITSPSIERRPAADFARFTDLSEGVRLCANLAEAVRDADAVLLCTSSASPVLDPAMLTKPALITSISTNAPRAHEVAPQAMTALDVYCDYRRTAPLSAGEMVIAAESHGWSADAILGDLPELVAGAVQPAFGRRHRFFRSIGMGLEDIAVAAEVLRAHNEETRP, encoded by the coding sequence ATGCCCACCGCGCCCATCCTCAACGAGACCGAGATCCTGGCCCTGCTGCCGCGGATCAACGTCGCGAGCGCGCTTCGCCGCATGTTCGCCGCCCTGCACGCGGGCGAGGCGGTGCAGCCGCCGCAGACGGTGACCCTGTTCCCGAAAGACGCCGGCGACTTCATCGCCTATGCCGGGATGCTGGCCGGCGAGGCCGCGTTCGGGGTCAAGCTGTCGCCCTACATCGTGCGCAAGCAGGGGCCGCTGATCACCGCCTGGACCCTTCTGATGTCGGCCGAGACCGGCGAGCCGCTGCTGCTCTGCGACTCCAAGCGGTTGACCACCGAGCGCACCGCAGCGACCACCGCCCTGGCCGTCGACCTGCTGACCGCGCCCGACGCCGGGACCCTGGCCATCGTCGGGACCGGCGACATCGCCGAAGCCCACCTGCGCCGCGTCCTGCCCTTGAGGGCCTGGCGCGATATCCGCATCACCTCGCCCTCGATCGAGCGCCGGCCAGCCGCCGACTTCGCCCGCTTCACCGACCTGAGTGAAGGGGTGCGGCTATGCGCCAACCTCGCCGAGGCGGTGCGGGACGCCGACGCCGTGCTGCTCTGCACCTCTTCCGCGAGCCCGGTGCTGGACCCGGCCATGCTGACCAAGCCCGCCCTGATCACCTCGATCAGCACCAACGCCCCCCGCGCCCACGAGGTCGCGCCGCAGGCCATGACCGCCTTGGACGTCTATTGCGACTACCGCCGCACTGCGCCGCTCAGCGCCGGCGAGATGGTGATCGCAGCCGAAAGCCACGGCTGGTCCGCAGACGCCATCCTCGGCGACCTGCCCGAACTGGTGGCCGGCGCGGTCCAGCCAGCCTTCGGCCGCCGCCACCGCTTCTTCCGCTCGATCGGCATGGGCTTGGAAGACATCGCCGTCGCCGCCGAAGTGCTGCGCGCCCACAATGAGGAGACCCGCCCGTGA
- a CDS encoding helix-turn-helix transcriptional regulator has translation MSANQQLLARWTPFADGIAALLHPHVEVVVHDLSTQTVVHIANNLSKRSLGDESALDEIEFDPDEQVIGPYGKVNWDGSMMRSVSIVARDDAGAPIGLVCVNLDISVFERAKAALSLFLGEAPLPQQPEKLFRDDWQERINIFLNTWLAERGQTLAALDRREKKALVEALFAEGAFRGRSAAPYVAEVLGLSRATVFNHLKALRG, from the coding sequence TTGAGCGCGAACCAGCAACTGCTGGCCCGCTGGACCCCCTTTGCGGACGGCATCGCGGCCCTGCTCCATCCTCATGTCGAGGTGGTGGTGCATGACCTGTCCACCCAGACCGTGGTCCACATCGCCAACAACCTCTCCAAGCGCTCGCTGGGCGACGAATCCGCCCTGGACGAGATCGAGTTCGATCCGGACGAACAGGTGATCGGCCCCTATGGCAAGGTGAACTGGGATGGCTCGATGATGCGCTCGGTCAGCATCGTCGCCCGGGACGACGCAGGCGCGCCGATCGGCCTCGTCTGCGTCAATCTGGACATCTCGGTGTTCGAGCGCGCCAAGGCCGCGCTTTCCCTGTTTCTTGGGGAAGCCCCGCTGCCGCAACAGCCGGAAAAGCTGTTCCGCGACGACTGGCAGGAGCGGATCAACATCTTCCTCAACACTTGGCTGGCCGAGCGCGGCCAGACCCTGGCCGCCCTGGACCGGCGCGAGAAGAAGGCCCTGGTCGAGGCCCTGTTCGCCGAGGGCGCCTTCAGGGGCAGGAGCGCCGCGCCCTATGTCGCTGAGGTGCTGGGCCTCTCCCGCGCCACGGTGTTCAACCATCTGAAGGCGCTGAGAGGCTGA
- a CDS encoding ATP-binding protein, protein MKPVQSIGSRVQLVVGVLAAVLAAFCVMAAWRAEQRREQADRVVRVTEASRVIFAFMNNARLERGTYVLGFSEDARPTPDEIRYRADLRARNAKGFAATIKALRGLSSQGQSYGLQTIEQRWSAVSALRDAAAAALQAPPGRRPADLSNPWFATVTALTDALDATSGQLAAEVSRDDPMIARMMNVGRMAWSVRDAVGTDMVMQARANTGRALTPEQQSAFDTMVGRIDAPWRLLKDYAGVDASPRLQAAIAKADEAYFNVDRARRSKILAAFAAGQRSPFETHKNMQADTVALDSLMGVAGTAFDLAAERAASQAASAEQEFYEALAIMVLVIMIGALACLFVNLQVLRPIDRITRATREVAKGDLALAVPGVGRSDEVGELARALSVFQANALAKLKADEDLLASRVAQETAEAAAVAKAQFLANMSHEIRTPLTAVIGFAGLLDRSSALPEREHGHVRRIVGAGQALLSLVDDILDVSRIESGRVQLNPGPTGLEDFLADALALVGQEAERKGLELRLDLPAEAPRWVHIDPDRTRQVLLNLVGNAIKFTEHGRIVVAVGYWGAQGGFLRIAVKDTGVGVAPADAARLFQRFSQADESNTRRYGGAGLGLAIAKGLVELMGGQIGVESAEGVGSTFWFTVAAPVADAPTAQAAAIEEPDPELAPMRILLVDDVTNNRDLVATMLSPFDIEIVEAVDGAEAVRAADRSRFDLILMDLQMPRMDGLAATQAIRARSIRNQATPILALSANVLPEQVAACKRAGMNDHIAKPVNLEDLVGKIETWTATAEAR, encoded by the coding sequence ATGAAGCCAGTTCAGTCTATCGGCTCTCGCGTTCAGCTCGTCGTCGGCGTTCTGGCCGCCGTGCTGGCGGCGTTTTGCGTGATGGCGGCGTGGCGTGCGGAACAGCGCCGCGAACAGGCCGACCGCGTGGTCCGGGTGACCGAGGCTTCGCGCGTGATCTTTGCGTTCATGAACAACGCGCGCCTGGAGCGCGGCACATACGTGCTGGGCTTTTCGGAAGACGCTCGGCCTACGCCGGACGAGATCCGCTATCGCGCCGACCTGCGCGCGCGCAACGCCAAGGGCTTTGCAGCCACGATCAAGGCTCTGCGCGGCCTGTCGAGCCAGGGCCAGTCCTACGGCCTCCAGACCATCGAGCAGCGCTGGTCTGCAGTCTCTGCTCTGAGGGACGCGGCCGCCGCCGCGTTGCAGGCGCCCCCGGGACGCCGCCCCGCCGACCTGTCGAACCCGTGGTTCGCCACCGTTACCGCACTGACCGATGCGCTCGATGCGACCAGCGGACAGCTTGCGGCCGAGGTGAGCCGGGACGATCCGATGATCGCCCGCATGATGAACGTCGGCCGCATGGCCTGGTCGGTGCGAGACGCGGTCGGCACCGACATGGTCATGCAGGCCCGGGCCAACACCGGCCGCGCGCTGACGCCTGAGCAGCAGAGCGCCTTTGACACCATGGTCGGCCGCATCGACGCGCCCTGGCGGCTCTTGAAGGACTACGCCGGGGTCGACGCCTCGCCGCGGCTACAGGCGGCCATCGCCAAGGCCGACGAAGCCTATTTCAATGTAGACCGGGCCCGTCGGAGCAAAATCCTGGCCGCCTTCGCCGCCGGCCAGCGTTCGCCCTTCGAGACGCACAAGAACATGCAGGCCGACACTGTCGCGCTCGACAGTCTGATGGGCGTAGCCGGAACGGCGTTCGACCTCGCCGCCGAGCGCGCGGCGAGCCAGGCGGCCTCAGCCGAGCAGGAATTCTACGAGGCGCTGGCGATCATGGTGCTGGTGATCATGATCGGCGCCCTCGCCTGTCTGTTCGTCAACCTGCAGGTGCTTAGGCCGATCGACCGCATCACCCGGGCCACGCGCGAGGTCGCGAAGGGCGACCTGGCCCTGGCCGTCCCCGGGGTCGGGCGCTCGGACGAGGTCGGCGAACTGGCGCGGGCGCTGAGCGTGTTCCAGGCCAACGCCCTGGCCAAGCTGAAGGCCGACGAGGACCTGCTGGCCAGCCGGGTGGCCCAGGAGACCGCCGAGGCCGCCGCCGTCGCCAAGGCCCAGTTCCTGGCCAATATGAGCCACGAGATCCGCACGCCCCTGACCGCCGTGATCGGCTTCGCCGGCCTGCTCGATCGTTCCAGCGCCCTGCCGGAGCGCGAGCACGGCCACGTCCGCCGCATCGTCGGCGCAGGCCAGGCCTTGCTCAGCCTGGTCGACGACATCCTCGACGTCTCGCGCATCGAGTCGGGACGCGTGCAACTCAATCCTGGCCCCACCGGGCTGGAGGACTTTCTTGCTGACGCCCTGGCCCTGGTCGGCCAGGAGGCGGAACGCAAGGGGCTGGAGCTGCGGCTCGACCTGCCCGCCGAGGCGCCGCGGTGGGTTCATATCGACCCCGACCGCACCCGGCAGGTGCTGCTGAACCTGGTCGGCAACGCGATCAAGTTCACCGAGCACGGCCGCATCGTCGTCGCCGTCGGCTATTGGGGCGCGCAGGGCGGGTTCCTGAGGATCGCGGTCAAGGACACCGGCGTCGGGGTGGCGCCCGCCGACGCGGCCCGCCTTTTCCAGCGGTTCTCCCAGGCCGACGAGTCCAACACCCGCCGCTACGGCGGGGCGGGGCTGGGCCTGGCGATCGCCAAGGGCCTGGTCGAGTTGATGGGCGGCCAGATCGGCGTCGAGAGCGCCGAAGGCGTCGGCTCGACCTTCTGGTTCACCGTCGCTGCGCCGGTCGCGGATGCGCCGACCGCCCAGGCCGCAGCGATTGAAGAGCCCGATCCCGAACTCGCTCCCATGCGCATCCTGCTGGTCGACGACGTGACCAACAACCGCGACTTGGTGGCGACCATGCTCTCGCCCTTCGACATCGAGATCGTCGAAGCGGTCGATGGAGCCGAGGCGGTCAGGGCCGCCGATCGGTCCCGCTTCGACCTGATCCTGATGGACCTGCAGATGCCCCGAATGGACGGCCTGGCGGCGACCCAGGCGATCCGTGCGCGGTCGATCCGCAACCAGGCGACGCCGATCCTGGCCCTCAGCGCCAATGTGCTGCCCGAACAGGTCGCCGCCTGCAAACGGGCCGGGATGAACGACCACATCGCCAAGCCGGTCAATCTGGAGGATCTGGTCGGCAAGATCGAAACCTGGACCGCTACGGCGGAGGCCCGCTAG
- a CDS encoding metal-sensing transcriptional repressor: MEHKHASHPAIASRLKRAEGHLRSIVKMIEDGRSCLDLAQQLHAVEAAVGAAKRELIHDHIEHCLDGGGESAKADLKEIKQLTKYL, translated from the coding sequence ATGGAACACAAGCACGCATCCCACCCCGCCATCGCCTCCCGCCTGAAGCGGGCCGAAGGGCACCTGCGCTCGATCGTCAAGATGATCGAGGACGGGCGCAGTTGCCTCGATCTGGCTCAGCAACTGCATGCGGTGGAGGCGGCTGTGGGCGCGGCCAAGCGCGAGTTGATCCACGACCATATCGAGCACTGCCTGGACGGCGGCGGCGAGAGCGCCAAGGCCGACCTGAAGGAGATCAAGCAGCTCACCAAGTACCTCTGA
- a CDS encoding NUDIX hydrolase → MKPFKVTGIQYAALPYRLEGRRVEVMLITSRDTGRWVIPKGWPMGGLSPQEAAAVEAAEEAGLIGEIAQRPIGSYHYLKRLKKEQSKSIQVIVFPFRVEERVEDFKEQGERTARWFPYKEAAGLVAEPSLRRLIRDFGAVQAANPIVRTLRNYWAWRFGAYA, encoded by the coding sequence GTGAAGCCGTTCAAGGTCACCGGCATCCAGTACGCGGCCTTGCCCTATCGCCTGGAGGGGCGGCGGGTCGAGGTCATGCTGATCACCTCCCGCGACACCGGGCGCTGGGTGATCCCCAAGGGCTGGCCGATGGGCGGGCTCAGCCCCCAGGAGGCGGCGGCGGTCGAGGCGGCGGAAGAGGCCGGCCTGATCGGCGAGATCGCCCAGCGGCCGATCGGCTCCTACCACTACCTCAAGCGCCTGAAGAAAGAGCAGTCCAAGTCCATCCAGGTGATCGTGTTTCCGTTCCGCGTCGAGGAGCGGGTGGAGGATTTCAAGGAGCAGGGGGAGCGCACCGCCCGCTGGTTTCCTTACAAGGAGGCGGCCGGCCTGGTGGCCGAGCCGAGCCTGCGCCGCCTGATCCGTGACTTCGGCGCCGTCCAGGCCGCCAACCCCATCGTCCGGACCCTGCGCAACTACTGGGCCTGGCGCTTCGGCGCCTATGCCTGA
- a CDS encoding aminotransferase, translating to MKIAPFAVEIWMNAHETRCVHNIAETCIDSIPFGELMALAGKDNVILEELNGLKLTYGAIEGSQRLREAIAALYQGRGPDEVLVTHGAIGANALLYETLVEPGDEIVSVVPTYQQHYSIPESYQAEVKRLQLRAEHRYLPDIAELEAMVGPQTRLIAMTNPNNPTGSVMDEAMLRQIVEIARRHDAWLICDEVYRGVETGDQPTPPSIADLYDKGIAVGSMSKAFALAGLRLGWISAPRDLLERVMIRRDYNTISVGMIDDHVAAIALEHREALMARNREIVRVNLKILDDWVAGEPRISWVRPTGGTVTLLNYDAELSSEDFCRRLLQETGVLMVPGSAFEMERTVRLGFGNGTETLKAGLAGLSRFLKGLPA from the coding sequence GTGAAGATCGCCCCCTTCGCCGTCGAAATCTGGATGAACGCGCACGAGACCCGGTGCGTGCACAACATCGCCGAGACCTGCATCGACTCCATCCCCTTCGGCGAACTGATGGCCCTGGCCGGCAAGGACAATGTGATCCTGGAGGAGCTCAACGGCCTGAAGCTGACCTATGGCGCGATCGAGGGCAGCCAAAGGCTGCGTGAGGCGATCGCCGCGCTGTACCAGGGCCGCGGGCCGGACGAGGTGCTGGTGACCCACGGGGCCATCGGGGCCAACGCCCTGCTCTACGAGACCCTGGTCGAGCCGGGCGACGAGATCGTCTCGGTGGTCCCGACCTATCAGCAGCACTATTCTATCCCCGAGAGCTACCAGGCCGAGGTCAAGCGCCTGCAGCTGAGGGCCGAGCACCGCTACCTGCCCGACATCGCCGAACTCGAGGCCATGGTCGGGCCGCAGACCCGGCTGATCGCCATGACCAACCCCAACAACCCGACCGGCTCGGTGATGGACGAGGCCATGCTGCGCCAGATCGTCGAGATCGCCCGGCGGCACGACGCCTGGCTGATCTGCGACGAGGTCTATCGCGGCGTCGAGACCGGGGACCAGCCGACGCCGCCCTCGATCGCCGACCTCTACGACAAGGGGATCGCGGTCGGCAGCATGTCCAAGGCCTTCGCCCTGGCGGGCCTGAGGCTCGGCTGGATCAGCGCGCCGCGTGACCTGCTCGAACGGGTGATGATCCGCCGCGACTACAACACCATCAGCGTCGGCATGATCGACGACCACGTCGCCGCCATCGCCCTGGAGCACCGCGAGGCGCTGATGGCCCGCAACCGCGAGATCGTGCGGGTCAACCTCAAGATCCTGGATGACTGGGTCGCCGGCGAACCCCGGATCTCATGGGTGCGGCCCACGGGCGGGACCGTGACCCTGCTGAACTACGACGCCGAGCTGAGCTCAGAGGATTTCTGCCGAAGGCTCCTGCAGGAAACGGGCGTCCTGATGGTCCCGGGCTCGGCCTTCGAGATGGAGAGGACCGTGCGCCTAGGCTTCGGCAACGGGACCGAGACGCTGAAGGCGGGCCTGGCCGGCCTGTCGCGCTTCCTGAAGGGCCTGCCGGCTTGA
- a CDS encoding amidohydrolase encodes MTASTTSRRAFLGGAAALLPALARAQNLDPRSADSVVLNARVLTVDKGLPKAEAFAVRGGRFIAVGRSEDIKGLVGPGTQVLDAKGMAVVPGFIDCHNHAPGEELLYEVLVGNPYEVEFVTIDSIIGKLRERAAKTPPGFWVEGFFHDDTKLKSDRPLNRHDLDQVSSQHPVMVHHRGGHTVFVNSKALDLAGITKATPNPFGGTYDHGPDGELNGRVTDLADRVFYRVGQRPSFTAAETAERARAGLAHISRQFVRYGLTSVHHEAGDLSALQEIRARGDLLHRVSYEADDAGVDRLIAEGVRSGFGDEWLRFGATFEHLVDGSFSERTMALSTPYPGSNPPYRGNVTQTQEDLNAWIEKVWRAGVQVNCHANGDVAIGMYLTACERAQQLFPRADARPKITHCTLVNDDLIRRIKAAGAVPAVFSTYPYYNSDKFKFYGEAMLEHCIAIRQMLDAGVVVAAGSDFPPGPFSPLMALQAMVTRTGWDGKTWGANQRVSVEEALRVHTLNGAYNSGEEAIKGSITPGKLADYVVLADSPAEVDPAKIKDIEIVRTVTGGVARYQA; translated from the coding sequence ATGACTGCGAGCACCACCAGCCGGCGCGCGTTCCTGGGCGGGGCGGCGGCCCTGCTTCCGGCCCTGGCGCGGGCCCAGAACCTCGACCCGAGAAGCGCCGACAGCGTGGTGCTGAACGCCCGGGTGCTGACCGTCGACAAGGGGTTGCCCAAGGCCGAGGCCTTCGCCGTTCGCGGCGGCCGCTTCATCGCCGTCGGCCGCTCGGAGGACATCAAGGGCCTGGTCGGTCCGGGAACCCAGGTGCTCGACGCCAAGGGCATGGCCGTCGTCCCGGGCTTCATCGACTGCCACAACCACGCGCCCGGCGAGGAGCTGCTCTACGAGGTCCTGGTCGGCAATCCGTACGAAGTCGAGTTCGTCACCATCGACAGCATCATCGGCAAGCTGCGCGAGCGGGCTGCCAAGACCCCGCCGGGCTTCTGGGTCGAGGGCTTTTTCCACGACGACACCAAGCTGAAGAGCGACCGGCCGCTGAACCGCCACGACCTGGACCAGGTCTCGTCCCAGCATCCTGTGATGGTGCATCACCGGGGCGGCCATACCGTATTCGTCAATTCCAAGGCGCTGGACCTGGCCGGGATCACCAAAGCGACCCCAAATCCCTTTGGCGGCACCTACGACCACGGGCCGGACGGAGAGCTGAACGGGCGGGTCACCGACCTGGCCGACCGTGTGTTCTATCGCGTAGGCCAGCGGCCGAGCTTTACCGCGGCGGAAACCGCCGAGCGGGCGCGGGCCGGTCTGGCGCACATCTCCAGGCAGTTCGTGCGATACGGCCTGACCAGCGTGCACCACGAGGCGGGCGACCTTTCCGCCCTGCAGGAAATCCGCGCCCGCGGCGATCTCCTGCACCGGGTTAGCTACGAGGCCGACGACGCCGGCGTCGACCGGCTGATCGCCGAAGGGGTCAGGAGCGGCTTCGGCGACGAGTGGCTGCGTTTCGGCGCCACCTTCGAGCACCTGGTCGACGGTTCGTTCTCGGAGCGGACCATGGCCCTCTCGACGCCCTATCCGGGCTCGAACCCGCCCTATCGCGGCAATGTCACCCAGACCCAGGAGGACCTGAACGCCTGGATCGAGAAGGTCTGGCGGGCGGGTGTCCAGGTGAACTGCCACGCCAACGGCGATGTGGCCATCGGCATGTACCTGACCGCCTGCGAGCGGGCGCAGCAGCTGTTTCCGCGTGCGGACGCCAGGCCCAAGATCACCCACTGCACCCTGGTCAATGACGACCTGATCCGCCGCATCAAGGCGGCCGGCGCGGTCCCGGCGGTGTTCTCCACCTACCCCTACTACAATTCCGACAAGTTCAAGTTCTATGGCGAGGCGATGCTGGAGCACTGCATCGCCATCCGACAGATGCTGGACGCGGGCGTGGTGGTGGCGGCCGGCTCGGACTTCCCGCCGGGGCCGTTCTCGCCGCTGATGGCGCTGCAGGCCATGGTCACGCGCACCGGCTGGGACGGCAAGACCTGGGGCGCGAACCAGCGGGTCAGCGTGGAGGAGGCCTTGCGCGTCCACACCCTGAACGGCGCCTACAATTCCGGCGAGGAGGCGATCAAGGGCTCGATCACCCCCGGCAAGCTGGCCGACTACGTGGTGCTGGCCGACAGCCCGGCCGAGGTCGATCCAGCGAAGATCAAGGACATCGAGATCGTGCGCACTGTGACCGGCGGGGTGGCGCGGTATCAGGCATAG